In Aquiflexum balticum DSM 16537, a single genomic region encodes these proteins:
- a CDS encoding pseudouridine synthase: MKKDNSRRPDRKSEGKSGPEKGRSKFGEKKEFSSGKDYKKSKPYGDEAFEKKDFKKSGFSKDKDYSKSDFKKSGRFDKPEKPSYQKRTDDTREPRKKSEDRESQSVFVERGSEKKPNSYRGSREERSQPADTRESRKSPVEEKKEGEFKSVYRGRGKDEKPIYEMVPKSELPKETPYKKKFKKPFSTQTPQEERPQYNFDKLEKNHGKKEVSDVFRLNKYISNSGICSRREADQLILKGEITVNGEVITELGHKVLKTDKVIYKGKLINPEKPVYILMNKPKDFITTTDDPMERKTVMHLLENACKERVFPVGRLDRNTTGLLLFTNDGELAAKLSHPSNNIKKIYQVTLDKPITSNHEKEISEGLTLEDGPVKVDDIQVLSKDRTILGLEIHVGKNRIVRRIFAHLGYEVVGLDRVMYAGLDKKDLPRGKFRFLSEKEVVKLKYFL, from the coding sequence ATGAAAAAAGATAACAGCAGAAGACCTGATCGTAAAAGTGAAGGCAAATCAGGCCCTGAAAAAGGGCGAAGTAAATTCGGAGAGAAAAAAGAATTTTCTTCAGGGAAAGACTACAAAAAATCCAAGCCTTATGGTGATGAAGCATTTGAAAAAAAGGATTTTAAAAAAAGTGGTTTTTCCAAGGATAAAGACTATTCAAAATCAGATTTTAAAAAATCAGGCAGATTTGATAAACCAGAAAAGCCTTCCTATCAAAAAAGAACTGATGACACAAGAGAACCCAGAAAAAAATCCGAGGATAGGGAATCCCAAAGTGTTTTTGTAGAAAGAGGAAGTGAGAAAAAACCGAATTCGTACAGAGGTTCAAGAGAGGAAAGGAGCCAACCCGCAGATACAAGAGAAAGCAGAAAATCACCTGTAGAAGAAAAAAAGGAAGGGGAATTTAAGAGTGTCTATAGAGGACGTGGGAAAGACGAAAAACCAATCTATGAAATGGTCCCCAAATCTGAACTTCCAAAGGAAACTCCTTATAAGAAAAAATTCAAGAAACCCTTTTCAACACAAACTCCACAGGAAGAAAGACCTCAGTATAATTTTGATAAATTGGAAAAAAACCATGGAAAAAAAGAGGTTTCCGATGTTTTTAGGCTGAACAAATATATTTCAAATTCCGGAATCTGCTCAAGAAGAGAAGCAGACCAACTCATCCTTAAAGGGGAAATAACGGTTAATGGTGAAGTCATCACAGAACTTGGCCACAAAGTCCTCAAGACGGATAAGGTCATCTATAAAGGTAAATTAATCAATCCTGAGAAACCGGTCTATATCCTGATGAACAAACCCAAGGATTTTATCACTACTACAGACGACCCAATGGAAAGGAAAACAGTGATGCATCTTTTGGAAAATGCCTGCAAAGAAAGAGTATTTCCTGTAGGAAGGCTGGATAGGAATACCACAGGTTTGCTTTTGTTTACCAATGATGGAGAATTGGCTGCCAAACTTTCGCATCCTTCAAATAACATCAAAAAAATATATCAGGTTACTTTGGACAAACCGATCACAAGCAACCATGAAAAAGAAATATCTGAAGGGTTGACCTTGGAAGACGGTCCAGTCAAAGTGGATGATATACAGGTTCTCTCCAAAGACAGAACCATATTAGGTCTTGAGATCCACGTAGGGAAAAACAGGATTGTCAGAAGAATCTTTGCACACTTGGGTTATGAAGTAGTCGGTCTGGACAGAGTAATGTATGCCGGTTTGGATAAAAAGGACCTCCCAAGAGGAAAATTCAGATTTCTCAGTGAAAAAGAAGTTGTCAAATTGAAGTACTTTTTATAA
- a CDS encoding DUF4252 domain-containing protein, with the protein MKNLTLLLFFFILSTVAFSQSKSVEALYQKYKSNDDFFHMDVGGNFMNFAKGFNVKLDEAEMEGIVQSLERVKLFKLPENSPNGKAEFKTLHKALEKEKYEVMLEATDKGNGILIFTKGDKQISDVVVLLNDKEGDLMVVELQGNFDSKALADAGKAIR; encoded by the coding sequence ATGAAAAATTTAACCTTATTGCTGTTTTTCTTTATTTTGAGTACAGTTGCTTTTTCGCAAAGCAAAAGTGTAGAAGCGCTTTATCAAAAGTACAAGTCCAATGATGACTTCTTCCATATGGATGTTGGAGGCAATTTTATGAATTTTGCCAAAGGATTCAATGTGAAATTGGATGAAGCCGAGATGGAAGGAATTGTTCAATCCTTGGAAAGGGTAAAATTATTTAAATTACCAGAGAACAGTCCAAATGGGAAAGCCGAATTCAAAACGCTCCACAAGGCCTTGGAAAAAGAAAAGTATGAAGTGATGTTAGAAGCAACTGACAAAGGAAATGGGATTTTGATTTTTACCAAAGGAGATAAACAGATCAGTGATGTCGTAGTGCTCCTAAATGATAAAGAGGGAGATCTTATGGTAGTGGAATTGCAGGGTAATTTTGATTCTAAAGCATTGGCTGATGCTGGAAAAGCTATCCGATAG
- a CDS encoding DUF4252 domain-containing protein, with amino-acid sequence MKRSILLIAIYLIVSGVQAQDDAIMRFFSKYMEDDRFSRVYISPKMMQMAGGFLKSEGEGADKDAADLGELISKVRGIRILTADSINGKPLYTEAMNTLSKNKYEDLMDVQDKSSSVKFMVREEGGKVKELLMITGSSESFALLSMLGDFTYQDLNILADKTNMPGMKEYKSGNTNK; translated from the coding sequence ATGAAAAGAAGTATTTTATTAATCGCTATATACCTGATAGTATCAGGAGTACAGGCCCAGGACGATGCCATAATGAGGTTTTTTTCCAAATACATGGAAGATGACCGCTTTTCCAGGGTATATATCAGTCCCAAAATGATGCAGATGGCAGGAGGATTTTTGAAATCGGAAGGTGAAGGTGCTGACAAAGATGCAGCTGATTTGGGTGAATTGATCAGTAAGGTGAGAGGGATAAGGATTTTAACTGCTGACAGCATAAATGGAAAACCACTTTATACAGAGGCTATGAATACGCTTTCAAAGAACAAATATGAAGACCTGATGGATGTGCAGGACAAGAGTTCAAGTGTGAAATTCATGGTTAGGGAAGAAGGTGGGAAAGTGAAAGAGCTGTTAATGATTACAGGTTCATCTGAGAGTTTTGCCCTACTGAGCATGCTGGGGGATTTTACCTATCAGGATTTGAATATTTTGGCAGATAAGACCAATATGCCTGGTATGAAGGAATATAAAAGTGGAAATACAAACAAATGA
- a CDS encoding RNA polymerase sigma factor encodes MKTFFEAHIWTLKNKLYRMAYLWVKDRDVAQDVLQAVFEKAWQRKEELQKMDNPTGWMVKSLKNESLQYFRSIKKIEPIEGIDFQAGIEEDKEGVSERVNLVFQFLEKLPDKQREIFELREVEGLTYEEIAEYLEISLDQVKVNLHRARKALRDYFRVRNEKSTG; translated from the coding sequence ATGAAGACTTTTTTTGAAGCACATATATGGACGCTAAAAAACAAACTCTACAGAATGGCATACCTCTGGGTGAAAGACAGGGATGTCGCTCAGGATGTATTGCAGGCTGTTTTTGAAAAAGCATGGCAAAGAAAAGAGGAGCTTCAAAAAATGGATAATCCCACCGGATGGATGGTAAAAAGCTTGAAAAACGAGAGCCTTCAATATTTTCGATCGATCAAAAAGATTGAACCAATTGAAGGTATTGATTTTCAGGCAGGGATTGAGGAGGATAAAGAGGGGGTATCTGAACGTGTGAATTTGGTATTTCAATTCTTGGAAAAGTTACCTGATAAACAGCGGGAGATCTTTGAGTTGAGGGAAGTAGAAGGTTTGACATATGAAGAAATTGCTGAATATCTTGAAATAAGTCTGGATCAGGTTAAGGTCAATTTGCATAGAGCAAGAAAAGCATTACGGGACTATTTTAGAGTTAGAAATGAAAAATCAACTGGATAA
- a CDS encoding 4Fe-4S dicluster domain-containing protein: MSILPQLVFILVIAVAAYILFKRVRYLRRNIFLGKGETRNDQQDKRWKTMLLVAFGQQKMFKRFGPAFLHLLIYVAFVIINLEVLEFIIDGISGSHRIFAPFLGAAYGVAMNIFEFLAIAVLVSCVAFLVRRNVIKVERFTKPEMKGWPSLDANLILVIEIILMLAILTMNATDQILAARGVDHYNLLNGLFFSSMIQPLFEGMGDASLIFIERFAWWFHIIGILGFAVYVTYSKHLHIFLAFPNTWYSNLKPKGEMKNMPEVTNEVNMMLGLATESAQEPPTEIGRFGAKDINDLTWVNVMNAYSCTECGRCTAECPANITGKKLSPRKIMMDVRDRAEEVGKSLDKGGQGLEDGKSLLGDYITKEEINACTSCNACVEACPINIDPLSIILQLRRYVSMEESASPAQWNAMFQNMETSFSPWKFPPTDRFNWADKVKNEEVK; the protein is encoded by the coding sequence ATGAGCATTTTACCACAACTGGTTTTTATCCTTGTAATTGCGGTGGCCGCCTATATTTTATTCAAAAGAGTCCGCTATTTAAGGAGAAACATTTTCTTGGGCAAAGGAGAGACCAGAAATGACCAACAAGATAAGCGATGGAAGACTATGCTATTGGTTGCATTTGGACAGCAGAAGATGTTCAAAAGATTTGGACCTGCATTTCTCCACCTATTGATATATGTAGCCTTTGTTATCATCAATCTTGAAGTGCTCGAATTTATCATCGATGGTATTTCCGGAAGTCACAGGATTTTTGCTCCATTTTTGGGTGCAGCTTATGGTGTGGCAATGAATATCTTTGAATTCTTGGCTATTGCTGTTTTAGTATCCTGTGTGGCTTTTCTTGTGCGAAGAAATGTAATTAAAGTGGAAAGGTTTACAAAACCGGAGATGAAAGGATGGCCTTCTTTGGATGCCAATCTGATATTGGTAATCGAAATCATTCTTATGTTAGCAATCCTGACTATGAATGCTACGGATCAGATTTTGGCTGCAAGAGGTGTGGATCATTATAATTTGCTTAATGGTCTATTTTTCAGTAGCATGATTCAACCTTTGTTTGAAGGCATGGGAGATGCGTCTTTGATATTTATTGAAAGATTTGCCTGGTGGTTTCATATTATAGGTATTTTGGGTTTTGCAGTGTATGTGACCTACTCCAAGCACTTACATATTTTCCTGGCCTTTCCCAATACCTGGTATTCCAACCTTAAGCCAAAAGGTGAAATGAAAAACATGCCTGAAGTGACAAATGAGGTAAATATGATGCTGGGATTGGCAACTGAAAGTGCCCAGGAACCTCCTACCGAGATTGGAAGATTTGGTGCCAAAGACATCAATGACCTGACATGGGTCAATGTGATGAATGCTTATAGTTGCACTGAATGTGGAAGATGTACCGCTGAGTGCCCCGCCAATATCACCGGCAAAAAGCTTTCCCCAAGGAAAATCATGATGGATGTCCGTGACCGGGCGGAAGAAGTCGGAAAGAGCCTAGACAAAGGCGGCCAAGGGCTTGAAGACGGGAAATCTTTATTGGGAGATTACATTACCAAAGAAGAAATCAATGCCTGTACCTCCTGTAACGCCTGCGTGGAAGCTTGTCCCATCAATATTGATCCACTATCCATTATCTTACAACTCAGAAGATATGTATCTATGGAGGAATCCGCCTCTCCTGCCCAATGGAATGCCATGTTCCAAAATATGGAAACATCATTTTCTCCTTGGAAATTTCCTCCAACTGACAGGTTCAATTGGGCGGATAAAGTGAAAAATGAAGAAGTAAAATAA